GTACAATCTGTCGATGATTTGAGTGAATCAACCAAGAAACTTACCTGGCCATCATCCGATGATGCGACGGAGTCGATCAAACCATAGAACCAGTTAATTAAGCAACAGCAACGTCGCAACATCATCTGAATCATGAGCAAGGATGCTTCACAATTTTCTCATGTTTcgttatcatcatcatcatcacaaaGACTCCAGTAGAGTGCATTCTCAAAAAAACATGatacaaaaaaatcatttgaTTCAATTCGGTTCATGTTTTTGCGACACGTTCATAGACGCTATAAATAGCGCCTATCTTCTTACTAGTTAGTTCTGCCTACTGTCGGTAAAAGGAAGTCAAACCGACTTATTTTTTGTGGGGGGCTTGATTCGATGAAATACTATTAACAATTCCCAAGAACTGTTTCGCGATGGAATCAAATGCTTCCAGCAACACCATTGCCATCATATCAACTTCATATAAAATACTTGAGGAGCATGGAGCTGCTGCAAAATGACAACGCGTGTACAACACACCATGCAGTTAGGAAGGTGATGGTGGGAGCAGGAACTTCAAGCCTGAGCGAATCAGCCCACCCTCCTCCATAAATTAGTCGGTCTGACTTCCTTTCCCCCGAGTGGAGTTTGGCCCTATCGGCCAGCCCGCCGTATCGCTTGCCGCTCATTCCGGCTCATCCGGACTTAATTTAACagccggctgctggctgctggctgctggcggctggcggtcgCTCCCCACTCACGCCGGATAGGAAGGGATATGAATGAACACTTTCACGCAGTTTTATATATCATAAGAGGAACGTTCGTGATGTTATGATCGATatgcaataaacatttgaaaaatgtcGTTTGAGCTAACAAATTGATTAAAGACAACGTTCGTCGTTGAAAGCTTTTTCTTAGTAAAATTTGGAGAGGTTTACAGTTAAGGAAAAATAGTCTACACCGTATGGGAAGTTTTTAGTATTAGATGTTTGATCCAATCGCATACATATCTCTACGACTGTATTCTATGTACGGAGAGCGGTGATGTGGCCATTCCATGGTATATCGGTTGATTTCATTGGTTTCATTGGATTTTTCAGCGGTTTTCAGTTATATTGCACCAGGGCGCATGGCGACAGGTTCCGTATACGTTTATGATCGTTGCCGTGGTAGCCATCACAACACactcgctggtggtggcgcttcGTGAAACGAACTTCAAATTATTTTGTGAAAACTGGAAAGTAGTGAATCATCTTCGGTGATTATATGCGCAAAGGCAATCACACACACCGTTAATGCTTTCATTGGCAAGATGTTCCCTCGTTCATTTTTCTAACACTCCATAACCCTCCAGGCCCCCCCGCCCCTCCCACCCTCTTCGTTGTGGTCCATTCTCGTGGTTTCTCCTTTTCATTACGCCCTTGCTCTGTCTCTTCGTGCAGCGCCAACGAGGTACCGTGTGCGTTGTGCTCCAGCAATTTCGACGGCGGTTGGAAAAGATGAACCAACATTGTTCCGTTTGAGCAACGACCGTGGAGAGAGCTATTCGAGAGattgtaatttttatcacaccTTTCGAAAATCTACCAGTCGTTCCGGCTCTTTGGAGTCGCGTGTAGCAACTGCATTGTGTGCTCATTGTACTGCTCGTCTATTAGGTTATTCGCACGGTTACTGCGTATAAActgcctctctttctctactTTGTAAACCTGCGTGGTGTGCAAAATGTATGACTGCTTGACTCACCTTTCACGCCGCTTTCCAGGCACTTTATAACCCGATGCACTCGACAGTGCGAGCAGTGCGTGCGTTTAGGTCATTTTGAATATTGCTGATATTTTCATTGAATGATACGAATTCTTCGCCTTTTGTATCTTTGATTAGTCTACATAAAGTCAGTTGCCTATCAGCATCACCGCACCTTGCGTACGTACAAGTCAAGGCGATAAACACACAAATAACGTAAAGAACATAGTGCAACCTCACTCGGGTTAGGCCTCGTTACTCGGTACAAACCGGTGCCGAATACCCATTTTACGGGTATTCGGCAGCTACTTCTCCGAACGTCGGTTGCTGTATGAGACAGGTCGAGGGCTGGGGGTTCGGGACGTTACAGTGGGAGTTCCGCAGGGCTCTGAGTTTAGAGGGGTCGGGAGACCGCGGCAAAGTGGTCCTCTAAGGGTTCTAAGACGTGTAAGAACCttaaagaaaggaagaaagaaccGGCGTGGCAGCAGCTACGACGTCTACTAAGGCTGCCCCGATCGCGACCAAATGCCACGGACCGGCTTCGCCGTGACTCCGCGACAGAAGCCGGCGACCATCGATTTCAGGTCGATTAACGAATTGGTTGCTTACTAGACTTACAGAACTACCACAACTTGCCTACTGAACACCGTGCGAACCGTAGAATCTGGCTTCTTGTTCTAAAAAAAGGCGACATTCTCGTACGTCCATTCATCGCTCACCATTTGGATGGACCAATTCAATCTAGCTTCAGAATTATAGTGGCCCTGATCCCATCAAGACATTTAAGtgcgtttttcttatcaattaATTATTTCCTCTGCTTCTTAAACATTGCTATGATAATGAGCAGGCGTGTCATGACGAACACTAGAATCTCACGGTCAAAGGGAATATTCACGCATAGCATAGCGGATCATTGGTCATTAAATGCTAAGGCTGTTCTTTTTTATCTTCATGTCCGCTCGAGAagtaatttgcattttactgCGATCATGCCATTCAAGTAAATACATTCTTCCCTCAACATCCATATTCAAGTCTTCTTCCATAAATTGAAAGGGTATGGTGACATAAGGCACGTTGACAAGGTTGTAATTAGAGTTAATTCTACTGCGACTGTACAACGAAGTAATATTATTATGTCGTATCTCATTCAATAGTCCATCACATCTACTACGAGATATTGGCAATATATCGTTGGAAAAATAGCACAACTTTTCCAAAGTATTGGAGATTTCTGGACTACATCGTTTTTCAACACACGGATAGTCAGTCGCAATATTTGGAATCGTATATTAACTTTAAAACTTCCAAGTGATCCAAAGCATAGTAGAATGCACCCTTTATTGAGTGAAATGGATGAAGAGCGAAGGCTTTCGTCGATCGTAATCGTCGCCAGATCCAGTGTGACACAAGATCTCTCACATTTTGCGGATCCGACGACCCATGGATCAACGCGGACGAGCGTATAAAACTTGCTTAACAAGCAGTTGAGCTTAACTCGTCTTCACGCTTTACCAGACTAGTTGTTGTTTTTACCATTGGAGAGATTTCGAGTGTATAGTTTCCTTCATATCTGTCGCCAAACTATTGCCATATAGCTAGTGCTGCAAACGGTGTGTAACTAGGACCCTAGGGAGTTGCAGTGGCGAGGATGCGAGGAATTGCAGTGTTGATGCCGTTGCTAGCGTTTGCTGCAGTCAGTGGTGAAAATGACAATGGTCCGCTAGCGATGTCGCTCATGGAGATGCGGATATCTGCAAGCGGAGTTGAGGGTAGTGTCGATCAGGACACCGGCAGCTGGGAGTGTTCACGAGCGGGTCGCTTTGTGAATCCAAACGACTCCAGCTGTCGAACGTATCTGACTTGCATTTCGAGCGGTGCAGACGGTGTGCTGCATGAGCGTCAGGACGAGTGCAGTAAGGGTGCCCTGTTTAGTGGGCGTTATCAACGTTGTATCTCTGGCGACAACTGTTCCTCGCTCGAGGACTCATACGCAATCGAGTATGAGTGCAGCGAGTGCGGCAAGTTCGTGCTCCCGACGTCCACCGATTGCCGGCTGTTCGTAAATTGCCTGAAGACGAAGGATCTGGGCGTGTTTGTGCCGATAAAGCAACGGTGTCCCAACGGAAAGGTATTCTCACCGCTTGTCCATGCCTGCGTACTAGAGGACGAGTACAGCTGTGAGTCGCCGATGGCTTCGGCTCCAGCAGCACTTCTATCTACGCCAATCATGACAACAGTCACCGACAGTTTGAGTGTAGGACGCCCTGGAGCTTACATATCAGATTTCGTGTGCCTTGGACCAGGCCATTTCCCAGATGAGTCGGTGCCTCACTGCCGAGGCTTCCGGTTGTGCACAGCTGTTGATGACGCGGCAACGCAACCGTTGCCgcaacgaacggacggacatGCAACGAACGGACATCATCTGCTCGTCTCGCGTAGCTTTCTCTGTGACATTGGGTCGGTGTTCTCAGAGGTGGAAAAGCGGTGTGTACCCGTCGCCGATTATCAGTGTCCCGATGATGGTGTGGAGAGCTTCCGTTGTACAGCCGTCGGCCGCTATCCCGATCGGGATGCACTAGGATGTGGCAGTTACTACCATTGCCAGCGAACGACGGCTGGCACCTTGAAAGCTGTACTAGAGCAGTGCCCGATAGGAACTGTCTTCTCATGGCTCACGACACGATGCGTTCCGGCTGCGGAGTACGTCTGTCCTGTTGTGGTTAATGTGGAGAGTATAGATCAAAAGGCGGTACCGGTGCACGTAACTGAGCCGCTGGATGAGGCTAACACGTTAGCGCaggcgaaagtgaaaaaggaTGAGGATGACTATGGAAATCGTTGTGTGAAGTCAGGACGCTTCGCCAATGAGGAGGACGCTTTCTGTCGAACATATTACATCTGCACGCGAGATCCAGGAGGTGCCTGGGTTCAGGTGTTTGTGCAGTGCCCGGCAGGGACTATTTTTTCTCGGGCGGCTGTTCGCTGCGTTGGCGGCGAAATAGACCCCTTGTTCTGTCATCCTCAAACGACACCAGTGACATCCCTAGAAGTCCCCCGGCGTTGTGGTCACGCGCGGGCCAGTGATCCAATAGAAGAGCAACAGCAAACCGAAACAGACAACAATGACATTGCGTCAGGTGAGCTCGATGGCTGCTACGAGCCGTCAGAGCCCCTCGGATCAGGCGATCAACTGGACAAGGCTCCCTGGTTAACATGGTCTGTTACCGACTCAGTCGAGGTGGCAGACCTAGTCGAGGAATGGGGAGACGTTTTGGCGGCCACGACAATGACTCTTCCATACTCGATGCCCGAGTACCCATGCACAGCGACAGGCCGTTTTGCCGACATCAACTCCGTCGACTGTCGCTCGTATTTCATTTGCACACTCCAGTACAAACAGCAGCTGGAACACCAAGTTCTCGTATCTGTACACATGACCTGCCCGActggaatgtttttttcgaGCAACGTCAACAAGTGCGTCGTATCGAACCGGAGTGCCTGCTAGCCCCACTGCATTTCTGTGAGGAATACGTTTGCTATGTTTGTGTACCTTCTCGCTATGACTGTCGATGTTCGCTGCGTTAATATCGACTTAAGCAAAATACATGTAAGAATAAGgtt
This window of the Anopheles cruzii chromosome X, idAnoCruzAS_RS32_06, whole genome shotgun sequence genome carries:
- the LOC128272559 gene encoding uncharacterized protein LOC128272559; amino-acid sequence: MRGIAVLMPLLAFAAVSGENDNGPLAMSLMEMRISASGVEGSVDQDTGSWECSRAGRFVNPNDSSCRTYLTCISSGADGVLHERQDECSKGALFSGRYQRCISGDNCSSLEDSYAIEYECSECGKFVLPTSTDCRLFVNCLKTKDLGVFVPIKQRCPNGKVFSPLVHACVLEDEYSCESPMASAPAALLSTPIMTTVTDSLSVGRPGAYISDFVCLGPGHFPDESVPHCRGFRLCTAVDDAATQPLPQRTDGHATNGHHLLVSRSFLCDIGSVFSEVEKRCVPVADYQCPDDGVESFRCTAVGRYPDRDALGCGSYYHCQRTTAGTLKAVLEQCPIGTVFSWLTTRCVPAAEYVCPVVVNVESIDQKAVPVHVTEPLDEANTLAQAKVKKDEDDYGNRCVKSGRFANEEDAFCRTYYICTRDPGGAWVQVFVQCPAGTIFSRAAVRCVGGEIDPLFCHPQTTPVTSLEVPRRCGHARASDPIEEQQQTETDNNDIASGELDGCYEPSEPLGSGDQLDKAPWLTWSVTDSVEVADLVEEWGDVLAATTMTLPYSMPEYPCTATGRFADINSVDCRSYFICTLQYKQQLEHQVLVSVHMTCPTGMFFSSNVNKCVVSNRSAC